The Betaproteobacteria bacterium nucleotide sequence CGCCTGGTGGCGGCGATCACCGACTACGTGCTGTCGCTGGACGAAAGTCCCTTGAAGGGAGAGCCGGCTCGGCTGCCGCTCAAGCTGGTGGGCGACGGCAAGACGCCGCGCTACCAGGATAACCGGACGGGGCAGGTTACGTTGCACAGCCGTGAGAGCCTGGCATCGGCCGGCGTTGCCCTCGGCCACGGAGATCTGAACGAGCGACGCTTCCGGCATAACATCGTGATCGACGGCGTGAGCGCCTGGGAAGAGCAGTCCTGGGTGGGCGGCGCGGTGCGCGTCGGCAATGTCGTATTCGAAAGCATGGTACCGAAGGTGCGCTGCCTGGCCACGCATGCCAATCCCGCGACCGGCGAGCGCGATCTGCAAGTCATGCAGACGTTGGTCAGGGCCTTTGGTCAGAAGGAGCCGACGTTCGGCGTTGGCATGCTGTCGCTGGCGGGCGGTGAGATCCGCGTCGGCGACGCCGTCGTTCCGGGTTAACATTTCGCATCGATCGACAGGGTGGAGGACACAGCATGAGCACGAA carries:
- a CDS encoding MOSC domain-containing protein — protein: MAEVVALYRYPVKGFTPQPVERISVLPGGRVAGDRVLNFRFADAPAADTEWCRKYHGVVLANTPGLARLSVRFDERSERLTIALGAEVVADQTLDEAGRARLVAAITDYVLSLDESPLKGEPARLPLKLVGDGKTPRYQDNRTGQVTLHSRESLASAGVALGHGDLNERRFRHNIVIDGVSAWEEQSWVGGAVRVGNVVFESMVPKVRCLATHANPATGERDLQVMQTLVRAFGQKEPTFGVGMLSLAGGEIRVGDAVVPG